DNA from Thermodesulfovibrionales bacterium:
CGGCAGTCCTTTGATCGGTCCAAAGTCCTGAGCGGTCTCAAGAAGGCGTGCGAAAAGAGACCGATAAGCGTCGAGGCGCTTGAGGCGATCGTGGATTCGATCGAGAAGAAACTCATCGGCATGGGGGTGAAGGAAGTCCCCAGCGCCTGGATAGGCCAAGAGGTCATGAATTCACTGAAGGAAACCGACAAAGTCGCTTACGTGCGGTTCGCTTCCGTATATCGTCAGTTCAAGGATATCAATGAATTGCTCGATGAGGTAAAGAACCTCTTCGAACACGGTTCACCTTCCGAATAGAGAATCGTCTCCCGAAAGCTCACGGAGACATCAATAAAGAATCCTCGACAGGGAACGTATGAGGTCACTTCCTCTTGAACATTTTTTTCAGATCATCGAGAGAGAAGAAGAGCCGTGTCGGCCGGCCATGAGGACATTGATCGGGATGTTCCGTTTTTTCGAGGTCGCTGAGGAGCCGCTGAACCTCTTCGCTGCTGAGTATCTCTTTCCCCCGCACCGATGCGTGACAGGATATCCTTGCAGCGATGGTCTCTCTTAAGGAACTGTCAGGTCTTACCCCCTCTATGAGTGATGCCGCAACATCCGAAAGTATCCCCCGCATGTCCGATTCTTTCAGGGCTTCGGGAAGGCTCCGGATGAGGAGCGTGTTGTGTCCGAAATCATCCACCTCTATGCCCATTTCATCGAGAAGGTCCGTATTCTCGAGAATTATCCTGTATTCCTTATGGGAGAGCATCACCTGCTTTGGAAAGAGAAGGTGATGAGAAGCAGGAGCGATTCCCTTGAGGAAATGTTCATAGAGTATCCTCTCGTGGGCTGCATGGTGGTCCAGGAGCGTGAGACCGCCCTTGCCCGCCATGGCGATGAATGTGTCACCGAGATAAATGAACGGCAGGGACGCTTGATACGGGAGCGCCGAGCCTTCGGAAAAATGTCTGTCCGGCTGCATTGGTGGAATGTAGCGTGAAGGCGCCGACGGTTCCATCTGCCGGATGTTATGACCGAAGGGTCTTTCAAAACCAGGCCGATCAGGTATCTCTCGAAAGGAGGTGACGTATTCGGTCCTTTCCTTTCTCAGGGCTTCCCTGATGCGGCCGGCGACAAAGCGGTGCATCTCATCCTTGTTTTCGAACCTCACCTCACGTTTTGCGGGGTGGACATTGAAGTCGATCTTTTTCGGATTCATATCGATGAAAAGGAAAAAGACAGGATGTCTGGCCTGCGGGAGTATCCCCTCGTAAGCCTGATAGAGCGCGTGAGAGACCGTCTGGTCTTTCACCGGACGCCTGTTTATGAAGATGTATTGATGTGTCTTGCTGTTTCGGTAATTTTCCCCTTTTGTGACGAAGGCAGTCATCGTCGTCCCCTCCGACTCGGCATGGATTTCCGATAATCCC
Protein-coding regions in this window:
- the nrdR gene encoding transcriptional regulator NrdR produces the protein MKCPFCGNLEDRVIDSRTSKEGDAIRRRRECLKCSKRFTSYERVDDVVPMVIKKDSMRQSFDRSKVLSGLKKACEKRPISVEALEAIVDSIEKKLIGMGVKEVPSAWIGQEVMNSLKETDKVAYVRFASVYRQFKDINELLDEVKNLFEHGSPSE
- the mutL gene encoding DNA mismatch repair endonuclease MutL: MPEIKVLPVELRNKIAAGEVIERPASVVKELIENSIDAGSTDIRVEVLRGGKGLVRVTDNGTGMDREDALFCLHPHATSKLRNEEDLFHITTMGFRGEALPSIASVSKMKIVTGLKDSPSGRLIEVQGGEVTETRDFPARGTSVEVRDLFFNTPARKKFLKSDGTELYHIIDSVTKEALSHEDIAFRLLTENQETMNLSRASGPRERITQVYGLDFVEGLSEIHAESEGTTMTAFVTKGENYRNSKTHQYIFINRRPVKDQTVSHALYQAYEGILPQARHPVFFLFIDMNPKKIDFNVHPAKREVRFENKDEMHRFVAGRIREALRKERTEYVTSFREIPDRPGFERPFGHNIRQMEPSAPSRYIPPMQPDRHFSEGSALPYQASLPFIYLGDTFIAMAGKGGLTLLDHHAAHERILYEHFLKGIAPASHHLLFPKQVMLSHKEYRIILENTDLLDEMGIEVDDFGHNTLLIRSLPEALKESDMRGILSDVAASLIEGVRPDSSLRETIAARISCHASVRGKEILSSEEVQRLLSDLEKTEHPDQCPHGRPTRLFFSLDDLKKMFKRK